The following are encoded in a window of Paraburkholderia sp. HP33-1 genomic DNA:
- the prfA gene encoding peptide chain release factor 1, translating into MKTSMQRKLDQLTIRLAELNDLLSREDITANLDQYRKLTREHAELDPVVEQYGLWRQAQNDAATAQELLTDASMRDFAEEEIRAARDRMETLGVELQKMLLPKDPNDERNIFLEIRAGTGGDESALFAGDLLRMYLRYAERNRWQVEMMSASESDLGGYREVIVRIAGDAAYSKLKFESGGHRVQRVPATETQGRIHTSACTVAVMPEADEIGEVEINPADLRIDTFRASGAGGQHINKTDSAVRVTHLPTGIVVECQDDRSQHKNKDRALKVLAARIKDKQAHEQQAKEAATRKNLIGSGDRSERIRTYNFPQGRLTDHRINLTLYRLDAIMDGDLDELIAALVSEHQAELLASLGDAD; encoded by the coding sequence ATGAAAACGAGCATGCAACGCAAGCTCGACCAGCTGACCATCCGGCTGGCCGAACTGAACGACCTGTTGAGCCGCGAGGACATCACAGCCAACCTCGACCAATACCGCAAGCTCACTCGCGAACACGCGGAGCTCGACCCGGTCGTCGAGCAGTACGGGCTTTGGCGCCAGGCGCAGAACGACGCGGCCACCGCGCAGGAGCTCCTCACCGACGCATCGATGCGCGATTTCGCCGAAGAGGAAATCCGTGCGGCGCGTGATCGCATGGAAACGCTCGGCGTCGAGCTGCAGAAAATGCTGCTTCCAAAAGACCCGAACGACGAGCGCAACATCTTCCTCGAAATCCGCGCGGGCACCGGCGGCGATGAATCCGCGCTGTTCGCGGGCGATCTGCTGCGCATGTATCTGCGCTATGCCGAGCGCAACCGCTGGCAGGTCGAGATGATGTCGGCGAGCGAATCGGATCTTGGCGGCTACCGGGAAGTGATCGTGCGGATCGCCGGCGACGCCGCGTATTCGAAGCTGAAGTTCGAGTCGGGCGGACATCGTGTCCAGCGCGTGCCGGCCACCGAAACGCAGGGCCGCATCCATACGTCGGCGTGCACGGTCGCAGTGATGCCGGAAGCGGATGAGATCGGCGAAGTCGAGATCAATCCGGCCGATCTGCGGATCGACACGTTCCGCGCATCGGGCGCGGGCGGTCAGCACATCAACAAGACCGACTCGGCGGTGCGCGTCACGCACTTGCCGACCGGCATCGTCGTCGAATGTCAGGACGACCGCTCGCAGCACAAGAACAAGGACCGCGCGCTGAAGGTGCTCGCCGCGCGCATCAAGGACAAGCAGGCGCACGAACAGCAGGCGAAGGAAGCGGCGACGCGCAAGAACCTGATCGGCTCGGGCGACCGCTCGGAGCGCATTCGCACATACAACTTCCCACAAGGGCGCCTCACCGATCACCGCATCAACCTGACGCTGTATCGCCTCGACGCGATCATGGACGGCGATCTCGATGAACTTATCGCGGCGCTCGTCAGCGAGCATCAGGCCGAACTGCTGGCCTCGCTCGGTGACGCGGACTGA
- the prmC gene encoding peptide chain release factor N(5)-glutamine methyltransferase, protein MIDASPAPLDPSASPTTADALLRASPLPPLEARILLTHVLGWRRTQLITRGEEPLERDRIERYRALEARRLAGEPVAQLVGAREFFGLEFEVTPHVLIPRPETELLVETALAAIEHRPRPRVLDLGTGTGAIAVAIASMRTDAQVWALDRSADALAVAARNGARLLDAKRPGGTVAFLHSDWYGSLDAALRFDAIVSNPPYIASGDPHLREGDLRFEPRGALTDEADGLSAIRAIVAGAPERLAADGALWIEHGYDQAEAVRALLSARGFAEVRSERDLAGIERISGGVLRGASA, encoded by the coding sequence ATGATCGACGCCTCCCCAGCCCCGCTCGATCCCTCCGCTTCGCCCACCACGGCCGATGCGCTGTTGCGCGCGTCGCCACTGCCGCCGCTCGAAGCGCGGATTCTGCTCACGCACGTGCTCGGCTGGCGGCGCACGCAGCTAATCACGCGCGGCGAGGAGCCGCTCGAGCGCGACCGCATCGAGCGTTATCGCGCGCTCGAAGCGCGGCGCCTCGCCGGCGAGCCGGTCGCGCAGCTCGTCGGTGCGCGCGAGTTTTTCGGGCTCGAGTTCGAGGTCACGCCGCATGTGCTGATTCCGCGTCCCGAAACCGAGCTGCTGGTCGAGACCGCGCTTGCGGCGATCGAACATCGGCCGCGTCCGCGTGTGCTCGATCTCGGCACCGGAACCGGCGCAATCGCGGTGGCGATCGCGTCGATGCGGACCGACGCGCAGGTCTGGGCGCTCGACCGCTCGGCCGACGCTCTCGCGGTCGCCGCTCGCAACGGCGCTCGCCTGCTCGACGCGAAGCGCCCGGGCGGCACCGTCGCGTTCCTGCACAGCGACTGGTACGGCTCGCTCGACGCGGCGCTGCGCTTCGACGCGATCGTCAGCAATCCGCCGTATATCGCGAGCGGCGACCCGCATCTGCGCGAAGGCGATCTGCGCTTCGAGCCACGCGGCGCGCTCACCGACGAAGCCGACGGCCTGAGCGCGATCCGCGCAATCGTCGCCGGCGCGCCCGAGCGACTTGCCGCCGACGGTGCGTTGTGGATCGAACACGGCTACGACCAGGCCGAAGCGGTGCGTGCGTTACTCAGCGCGCGGGGTTTTGCCGAGGTCCGCTCGGAACGCGATCTCGCCGGCATCGAGCGGATCAGCGGAGGCGTGTTGCGTGGCGCCTCGGCATAA
- the grxD gene encoding Grx4 family monothiol glutaredoxin yields MDTQQRIKQIVDDNNVVLFMKGTAQFPMCGFSGRAIQILKACGVGEIKTVNVLEDDEIRQGIKVFSNWPTIPQLYVKGEFIGGSDIMMEMYESGELQQLFAAA; encoded by the coding sequence ATGGATACGCAACAACGCATCAAGCAAATCGTCGACGACAACAACGTCGTTCTCTTCATGAAAGGCACGGCCCAGTTCCCGATGTGCGGTTTTTCCGGCCGCGCCATCCAGATCCTGAAGGCGTGCGGCGTCGGTGAAATCAAGACCGTGAACGTGCTCGAAGACGACGAAATCCGTCAGGGCATCAAGGTGTTCTCGAATTGGCCGACTATTCCGCAGTTGTACGTAAAGGGCGAATTCATCGGCGGCTCGGACATCATGATGGAGATGTACGAATCGGGCGAGCTGCAGCAGCTGTTCGCCGCAGCCTGA
- a CDS encoding UbiX family flavin prenyltransferase — protein MQTHAAAPRRLIVAITGATGAIYGIRLLETLRRLGGVESHLLISSAGWLNIQHELQLGKDDVHRLADVVHSVRDVGASIASGSFATDGMIVAPCSMKTLASIAHGFADNLITRAADVTLKERRRLVLLVRETPFNLAHLRNMTAVTEMGGVIFPPLPAFYNQPGSIDEMVDHTVARVLDLFALGPALSPAWEGLRGAQE, from the coding sequence CTGCAAACCCACGCTGCGGCGCCCCGCCGGCTGATCGTCGCGATCACCGGCGCCACCGGCGCCATCTACGGCATCCGGCTACTCGAGACGTTGCGCCGGCTGGGCGGCGTCGAGAGCCATCTGCTGATTTCGAGCGCAGGCTGGCTCAACATCCAGCACGAACTCCAGTTGGGCAAGGACGATGTGCATCGGCTCGCGGATGTCGTTCATTCGGTGCGCGACGTCGGCGCGAGCATCGCGTCCGGGTCGTTCGCGACCGACGGCATGATCGTCGCGCCTTGCTCGATGAAAACGCTCGCGAGCATCGCGCACGGTTTTGCCGATAACCTGATCACCCGCGCCGCCGACGTAACGCTGAAGGAGCGTCGCCGCCTCGTGCTGCTGGTGCGCGAAACGCCGTTCAATCTCGCGCATCTGCGCAATATGACGGCCGTCACCGAAATGGGCGGCGTGATCTTCCCGCCCCTGCCTGCGTTTTATAACCAGCCTGGTTCGATCGACGAGATGGTCGACCACACGGTCGCGCGCGTGCTCGATCTATTTGCGCTGGGGCCGGCGC